One segment of Prionailurus bengalensis isolate Pbe53 chromosome X, Fcat_Pben_1.1_paternal_pri, whole genome shotgun sequence DNA contains the following:
- the TCEAL7 gene encoding transcription elongation factor A protein-like 7 produces the protein MQKPCKENEGKPKCSVPKREEDRPYGEFERQQTEGNFRQRLLQSLEEFKEDIDYRHFKDEEMTRAGDEVERCLEEIRGLRKKFRALHSNHRHSRDRPYPI, from the coding sequence ATGCAAAAACCctgtaaagaaaatgaaggaaagccCAAGTGCAGCGtgccaaagagagaggaagatcgCCCCTATGGAGAATTTGAACGTCAGCAAACAGAAGGGAATTTTAGGCAAAGGCTGCTTCAGTCTCTCGAGGAATTTAAAGAGGACATAGATTATAGGCATTTTAAGGATGAAGAAATGACAAGGGCGGGAGATGAGGTGGAAAGGTGTTTGGAAGAGATAAGGGGTCTGAGAAAGAAATTTAGGGCTCTGCATTCTAACCATAGGCATTCTCGGGACCGTCCTTATCCCATTTAA